From a single Rhodococcus qingshengii JCM 15477 genomic region:
- a CDS encoding formylglycine-generating enzyme family protein, which yields MTMPHSTATPPKNMSLIPGGTYWMGSEDFYPEERPVHQVTVDGFWMDTTAVTVAEFRRFVKATGHVTTAEIAPDAADYPDADPALLVPGSLVFNSPPGPVSLDDYTQWWSFTPGADWRHPEGADSNIGGRERHPVTHVSYFDAQAYAAWAGKELPTEAEWEFAARGGLDRQAYVWGDHDSPGGRPGGNVWQGQFPWENLLEDGYERTAPVGKFRPNGYGLFDMAGNVWEWTADHYTSDHAHSSKNVAPASSCCIPRNPRAEFATEALVGEPYARRVIKGGSHLCAPNYCLRYRPAARQGESEESSTCHVGFRCIIRIPQE from the coding sequence ATGACGATGCCTCACTCCACGGCAACTCCCCCGAAGAACATGTCTTTGATCCCGGGTGGGACGTACTGGATGGGCTCCGAAGACTTCTATCCGGAAGAACGCCCAGTTCACCAGGTCACAGTCGACGGATTCTGGATGGACACGACGGCGGTGACGGTCGCCGAGTTCCGACGCTTCGTGAAGGCAACCGGCCACGTCACCACTGCTGAAATCGCCCCGGATGCCGCCGACTATCCCGACGCCGATCCAGCCCTCCTCGTCCCGGGATCGTTGGTCTTCAATTCGCCACCCGGCCCGGTTTCACTTGACGACTACACCCAGTGGTGGTCGTTCACTCCCGGCGCCGATTGGCGCCATCCCGAGGGCGCCGACAGCAACATCGGGGGACGTGAACGGCACCCCGTCACCCACGTGTCGTACTTCGACGCCCAGGCCTATGCCGCGTGGGCCGGCAAGGAACTCCCGACCGAGGCCGAGTGGGAGTTTGCCGCCCGCGGTGGACTCGATCGCCAGGCGTACGTGTGGGGCGATCACGACTCTCCGGGCGGGCGGCCCGGTGGCAACGTGTGGCAGGGCCAGTTCCCCTGGGAGAATCTGCTCGAGGACGGTTACGAGCGCACCGCTCCGGTCGGAAAGTTCCGGCCCAACGGCTACGGACTGTTCGACATGGCCGGGAACGTGTGGGAATGGACGGCCGATCACTACACGTCCGACCACGCCCACAGTTCCAAGAACGTCGCGCCGGCCTCGTCGTGCTGCATTCCTCGTAATCCCCGAGCGGAGTTCGCCACGGAGGCGTTGGTGGGCGAACCCTACGCACGACGGGTGATCAAAGGCGGCTCACATCTGTGTGCACCGAACTACTGCTTGCGATACCGCCCCGCCGCGCGGCAGGGCGAATCCGAGGAGTCCTCGACCTGCCACGTCGGCTTCCGGTGCATCATCCGCATTCCGCAGGAGTAG
- a CDS encoding TauD/TfdA dioxygenase family protein translates to MATLTSSRTVQIGNHTIEFGPRGMRRNPEGVESRPYERFTLTPVTPFIGAEISDIDLHDPSEEQIEDVRRALLEWKVVFFRDQPISSVNHRDFAAHWGELEVHPLLPQGEVPAVVRFERGEDSPGTENIWHVDVTWTKTPPLGSVLRAIDVPPAGGDTLWADMGNAFDCLPDEIKDLIDGKDAIHDFVPSFGRGMSPEKLEQMKEQYPPVLHPMVRKHPETGRKTLFVNSLFTTHIPDMDPVEGNDLLNLLFAQVKVPDFQCRFKWAPNSIAFWDNRATQHYAASDYFPHRRVMERVAILGDVPF, encoded by the coding sequence ATGGCTACCCTTACATCCTCGCGAACAGTCCAAATCGGCAATCACACAATCGAATTCGGACCACGCGGAATGAGGCGAAACCCGGAAGGCGTTGAATCGAGGCCGTACGAGCGGTTCACTCTGACACCCGTCACACCGTTCATCGGTGCCGAGATCAGCGACATCGACCTGCATGATCCGTCGGAGGAGCAGATCGAGGACGTGCGTCGGGCCCTCCTCGAATGGAAGGTCGTGTTCTTTCGGGACCAGCCGATTTCGAGCGTGAATCATCGTGACTTCGCGGCCCATTGGGGTGAACTCGAGGTTCATCCACTTCTCCCGCAGGGAGAGGTCCCGGCAGTCGTCAGATTCGAACGCGGAGAGGACAGTCCAGGAACGGAGAACATCTGGCACGTCGACGTCACCTGGACGAAGACGCCGCCGCTCGGTTCAGTACTTCGGGCGATCGACGTACCGCCTGCCGGTGGTGACACGCTCTGGGCCGATATGGGTAACGCCTTCGACTGCCTCCCCGACGAGATCAAGGACTTGATCGACGGCAAGGACGCCATCCACGATTTTGTACCGTCCTTCGGACGCGGCATGAGCCCGGAGAAGTTGGAGCAGATGAAGGAGCAGTACCCGCCGGTTCTGCATCCGATGGTGCGTAAGCATCCGGAGACCGGGCGTAAAACTCTGTTCGTCAACAGCCTCTTCACCACCCACATTCCGGATATGGATCCTGTCGAAGGCAACGATCTGCTCAACCTATTGTTCGCGCAGGTCAAGGTCCCGGACTTTCAGTGCCGCTTCAAGTGGGCGCCGAATTCCATTGCCTTCTGGGACAACCGGGCCACCCAGCACTACGCTGCGAGCGACTACTTCCCGCATCGTCGCGTCATGGAGCGGGTGGCCATCCTGGGGGACGTGCCCTTCTGA
- a CDS encoding TetR family transcriptional regulator: protein MPASLDAKNAMIAVAERMFAEQGIHEVSMRDVATAAGQRNNSAVQYHFGGRDGLVLAVFRHRMDQINAARLTYLDDIDASGRTDLVRALVEAFLYPLADFLATVDGSNYARFIARISPSVDTQSAEFREVSEGINEVVVRLTRALPHLSRRVAVERIDLTFNMSVSALAIFEQRREDENPVVQADFDTTVDHLVDLAVGALTAPQSAHKRTRAKRVHASTDV from the coding sequence ATGCCTGCCTCGTTGGATGCCAAGAACGCCATGATCGCCGTCGCCGAGCGGATGTTCGCCGAGCAAGGTATTCACGAAGTGTCCATGCGGGACGTGGCGACTGCGGCCGGGCAGCGCAACAACTCTGCAGTTCAGTATCACTTCGGTGGGCGAGACGGTCTGGTGCTGGCCGTATTCCGGCATCGGATGGATCAGATCAACGCAGCGCGACTGACGTATCTCGACGACATCGACGCCAGTGGGCGGACCGACTTGGTCCGTGCTTTGGTCGAAGCCTTTCTGTACCCGCTGGCAGATTTTCTGGCGACGGTCGACGGTTCCAACTATGCGAGGTTCATTGCCCGAATCTCACCGTCGGTGGATACGCAGAGTGCTGAGTTCCGCGAGGTCAGCGAGGGGATCAACGAAGTTGTCGTCAGGTTGACGCGGGCGTTGCCGCATCTATCTCGCCGCGTCGCCGTCGAACGGATCGATCTGACGTTCAACATGAGCGTCTCCGCTCTGGCAATCTTCGAGCAGCGCCGCGAAGACGAAAACCCGGTTGTGCAGGCAGATTTCGATACGACAGTGGATCATCTGGTCGATCTCGCGGTAGGAGCACTGACCGCGCCCCAAAGCGCACACAAACGTACACGAGCAAAGCGGGTGCACGCGTCGACTGACGTGTGA
- a CDS encoding arylsulfatase, with the protein MNRHSIPIIPETPNVAAAVYYPDQNPPYTRPEPLRPPAGAPNVLLIMIDDVGFGAPSAFGGPCRTPTAERLAETGVKYSRFHTTALCSPTRAATLTGRNHHSVGMGVISEMANAAPGYNGTRPASAATVARVLQGNGYATGAFGKMHQTPTWETTAAGPFDRWPVREGFDKFYGFLGAESDQFTPVLYEDFTMVDLPKTPQEGYHLSEDLVDHAIEWIEGVNTMDPDKPWFCYLPFGACHAPLQVPDRYLNKYVGEFDHGWDRQREITLQKQKELGVVAPDTELAPWAPGLPHWDELDDDQKKVSARLMELYAAFLEHTDDEVGRLVDRLQDMDVLDNTLVLYMMGDNGASAEGGMEGSFNYLAGLNGYKSATSDVLARYDELGTETSYPHYPASWALALDTPYQWAKQVASHYGGTRNGLITHWPKGIDKPGIREQWHHCVDITPTILEAAGIPAPTSVDGVTQKPLEGVAMNYTFAEPDAEERHTTQYFEIFGNRGVYDYGWTAVTAHRAPWLMATHGLELTPMSEDRWELYDTSVDWSQARDLADEHPEILARLKEKFLVEAAKYQVLPLDDRTVGRHATAESRPPHPMMGRKTLTLYPHMNGLVEKAAPTFFNRSYTLTASLGSVADGMLVSLGGRFGGFALYILDSVPVYCYNFSGGGRTFVRGRNPLAPNAREVSVHFEYDGGGIGKGGTATLSVDDEVVSEGRIEKTTRAIFSMNEQLDVGINRGSPVAEEFADKGTFRYGGKLHSVTVDLRSTRDVVSAEEREKISLAVH; encoded by the coding sequence GTGAATCGCCATTCCATTCCGATCATTCCCGAGACGCCGAACGTCGCGGCCGCCGTGTACTACCCCGATCAGAATCCCCCGTACACCCGCCCGGAACCGCTTCGCCCGCCGGCCGGGGCCCCGAACGTGCTGCTGATCATGATCGACGACGTCGGATTCGGCGCACCCTCCGCGTTCGGTGGCCCGTGCCGCACCCCCACCGCCGAGCGTTTGGCCGAAACCGGCGTGAAATACAGCCGATTCCACACCACGGCTCTGTGCTCGCCGACGCGTGCCGCCACACTGACCGGGCGCAACCACCACAGTGTCGGTATGGGTGTCATCTCCGAAATGGCCAACGCGGCACCGGGATACAACGGGACCCGCCCCGCCTCTGCCGCCACGGTCGCACGCGTCCTACAGGGAAACGGCTATGCGACAGGTGCTTTCGGCAAGATGCACCAGACCCCGACGTGGGAGACCACCGCTGCCGGGCCGTTCGATCGGTGGCCGGTCCGTGAGGGTTTCGACAAGTTCTACGGTTTCCTCGGTGCCGAGTCCGACCAGTTCACCCCGGTTCTCTACGAGGACTTCACGATGGTCGACTTACCCAAGACACCACAGGAGGGTTACCACCTGTCAGAGGATCTCGTCGACCACGCGATCGAATGGATCGAGGGCGTCAACACGATGGACCCCGACAAGCCGTGGTTCTGCTATCTCCCCTTCGGCGCGTGCCACGCTCCACTCCAGGTTCCGGACCGATACCTGAACAAGTACGTCGGCGAATTCGATCACGGGTGGGATCGCCAACGCGAGATCACCCTCCAAAAGCAGAAGGAACTGGGCGTCGTCGCTCCTGATACCGAATTGGCCCCGTGGGCTCCAGGGCTCCCACACTGGGACGAACTCGACGACGACCAGAAGAAGGTCTCGGCCCGTTTGATGGAGTTGTACGCGGCGTTTCTCGAGCACACCGACGACGAGGTAGGCAGGCTCGTCGACCGGTTGCAGGACATGGATGTACTCGACAACACTCTGGTGCTCTACATGATGGGTGACAACGGCGCTTCCGCGGAAGGCGGAATGGAGGGCTCGTTCAACTACCTCGCCGGCCTCAACGGTTACAAGAGTGCGACATCCGACGTACTGGCGCGCTACGACGAATTGGGGACCGAAACCAGCTACCCGCACTATCCGGCGTCGTGGGCTCTGGCTCTCGACACCCCTTACCAGTGGGCCAAGCAGGTTGCGTCCCATTACGGCGGTACCCGAAACGGTCTGATCACCCACTGGCCCAAGGGGATCGACAAGCCAGGAATCAGGGAGCAGTGGCATCACTGCGTCGACATCACGCCGACAATCCTGGAAGCTGCCGGTATTCCGGCACCGACCAGCGTCGACGGGGTCACCCAGAAACCGTTGGAAGGCGTGGCGATGAACTACACCTTCGCCGAGCCCGATGCCGAAGAGCGCCACACCACACAGTATTTCGAGATCTTCGGCAACCGCGGAGTCTACGATTACGGTTGGACCGCAGTCACGGCCCACCGCGCACCCTGGCTGATGGCCACTCACGGCCTCGAGCTCACACCGATGAGCGAGGACCGTTGGGAGCTGTACGACACCTCGGTCGACTGGTCGCAGGCCCGCGATCTCGCGGACGAGCATCCCGAGATCCTCGCCCGGCTCAAGGAAAAGTTCCTCGTCGAGGCGGCCAAATATCAGGTGCTGCCGCTGGACGACAGAACGGTCGGTCGCCACGCCACCGCGGAATCACGACCCCCGCATCCGATGATGGGCCGCAAGACCCTCACGCTGTACCCACACATGAACGGTCTGGTCGAGAAAGCCGCGCCGACGTTCTTCAACCGCTCGTACACGCTGACCGCAAGTCTGGGTAGCGTCGCCGACGGCATGCTGGTCAGCCTCGGTGGCCGGTTCGGCGGATTCGCTTTGTACATACTCGATTCCGTCCCCGTCTACTGCTACAACTTCAGCGGCGGTGGTCGGACCTTCGTGCGTGGGCGCAACCCGCTGGCACCCAATGCACGCGAGGTGTCCGTCCACTTCGAGTACGACGGCGGCGGAATCGGCAAGGGTGGAACCGCAACCCTGAGCGTCGACGACGAGGTGGTCTCCGAAGGCCGGATCGAGAAGACCACTCGGGCGATCTTCAGCATGAACGAACAGCTCGACGTCGGCATCAACCGGGGAAGCCCGGTCGCGGAAGAGTTCGCGGACAAGGGCACGTTCCGCTACGGCGGCAAACTCCACAGCGTGACCGTCGACTTACGATCCACCCGAGATGTGGTGTCCGCAGAGGAACGGGAGAAAATCTCACTCGCCGTGCACTGA
- a CDS encoding DUF4153 domain-containing protein — translation MSAPIVIPPKPPMPAVKPKRSSRFWRPDRTSMATRSMLLGAAAVGVLAALILDPGFASIAYVIVGASVVIVFGILTTPRMTVTQWVAAIGMLALLGVAAVRGAEWLVFLCVVAAWVLFTWTLIGGRTWTGILLGTVAPWRAPHRTVNFVRRRKLATRSAPRVPAARVVVVSAVSILLLLIFGSLFVSADPEFAKIFGGFAPAISVSNPGARIFAGVVMAFGTLVAVYLRRRTPTVDAFAPAQATPLPMWEWAVPLGVLNVLFLGFVAVQTKTLFGGDEHVQVTDGLTYADYAREGFWQLMAVTVLTLLVIAVAVRYIDRRDAGSRRLARGLLGALCVFSLVIVASAVHRMWLYENQYGFTVLRVSVFATELLLGFVFVLLLVAGIRMSGKWLPTAVLATSAVALLAFAVFNPDAYIAQKNVERFEGGKSIDVSYLRGLSVDAVPALDRLPEPQRSCALSRYRLGVPGTTAPWEFNAAREKARDILEARPVGPCLQMYTVG, via the coding sequence ATGAGCGCTCCGATAGTAATTCCACCGAAACCGCCGATGCCGGCCGTAAAACCCAAGCGTTCCAGCCGGTTCTGGCGTCCCGATCGCACGTCGATGGCCACCCGCTCGATGCTCCTCGGCGCGGCCGCAGTAGGGGTGCTTGCGGCCCTGATCCTCGACCCAGGGTTCGCGAGTATCGCGTACGTGATCGTGGGTGCCAGTGTGGTGATCGTCTTCGGGATTCTGACGACGCCGCGGATGACCGTGACGCAGTGGGTCGCCGCCATCGGGATGCTCGCACTGCTGGGTGTTGCCGCCGTTCGCGGTGCGGAGTGGTTGGTGTTCCTCTGCGTCGTAGCTGCGTGGGTTCTGTTCACGTGGACTCTGATCGGCGGGCGGACGTGGACCGGAATACTTCTGGGAACGGTCGCTCCCTGGCGGGCACCCCACCGGACGGTCAACTTCGTTCGTCGTCGAAAACTTGCTACCCGCTCTGCTCCGCGGGTGCCGGCGGCGCGAGTTGTCGTCGTAAGCGCAGTATCGATTCTTCTCCTGCTGATTTTCGGATCTTTGTTCGTGAGTGCGGATCCGGAGTTCGCGAAGATCTTCGGCGGCTTCGCTCCTGCCATCTCGGTGTCGAACCCGGGAGCACGGATCTTTGCCGGCGTCGTGATGGCGTTCGGCACGCTGGTTGCGGTGTATCTGCGCCGCAGAACGCCGACGGTGGACGCGTTTGCACCTGCGCAGGCGACGCCGTTGCCGATGTGGGAGTGGGCGGTCCCGCTCGGAGTACTCAACGTGCTGTTCCTCGGTTTTGTTGCAGTACAGACGAAGACGCTGTTCGGGGGAGACGAGCACGTACAGGTGACCGATGGACTGACCTATGCGGACTATGCGCGTGAGGGTTTCTGGCAGCTCATGGCGGTTACCGTGCTGACGCTGCTCGTCATCGCCGTCGCAGTGCGGTACATCGACCGCCGCGACGCTGGATCGAGGCGTCTTGCCCGCGGACTGCTGGGTGCCCTGTGTGTTTTCAGCCTGGTGATCGTGGCGTCCGCTGTGCACCGGATGTGGTTGTACGAGAATCAGTACGGTTTCACGGTGCTCCGGGTCAGCGTCTTCGCGACCGAGCTGCTTCTTGGCTTCGTGTTCGTGTTGTTGCTCGTCGCAGGTATTCGGATGTCCGGGAAGTGGCTGCCCACAGCTGTTCTCGCCACTTCGGCCGTCGCGCTGCTGGCCTTCGCGGTGTTCAACCCCGACGCGTACATCGCGCAAAAGAACGTGGAACGGTTCGAGGGCGGCAAGAGCATCGACGTTTCCTACTTACGCGGGCTCTCCGTCGACGCGGTACCTGCCTTGGATCGTCTACCGGAACCGCAGCGTTCATGTGCCTTGAGCAGATATCGACTCGGAGTGCCGGGCACCACTGCGCCCTGGGAGTTCAACGCAGCGCGGGAGAAGGCCCGCGACATCCTGGAAGCTCGCCCGGTGGGGCCGTGCCTGCAGATGTACACGGTCGGATAG
- a CDS encoding HAMP domain-containing sensor histidine kinase translates to MSVVDRLFARWPRPLDPMRSFKVKVGLLVVAALVFAAGGFWLTSQQPFRFALLTALVVALGVTQVLAHGMTSPLREMTAAAKAMARGDYSRRVRATSRDEVGELAHAFNRMAEDLGADDRYRRELIGNVSHELRTPITALQAMLENVVDGVEEPDPAMMKSALRQTERLGALVADLLDLSKLEGGAMPLKRRRFEVEPFLRELSSVSAGDIEIDVKPPQLSVVADPDRLHQVVTNLVDNAVQHGNVDTKVVIRVRTGSAGELVLDVHDDGPGIEPQARERVFDRFIRGGSTDGGTGLGLAIAKWAVELHDGRIAVVDAPSGCCIRVVLPQN, encoded by the coding sequence ATGAGCGTCGTCGACCGTCTTTTTGCACGGTGGCCGCGGCCGCTGGACCCGATGCGGTCCTTCAAGGTGAAGGTCGGCCTCCTGGTTGTCGCAGCACTGGTGTTCGCCGCGGGTGGTTTCTGGCTGACGTCGCAACAACCGTTTCGTTTTGCTCTACTGACGGCGTTGGTTGTCGCTCTAGGCGTTACGCAGGTGCTCGCACACGGGATGACGTCACCGCTTCGCGAGATGACGGCCGCGGCGAAGGCGATGGCGCGCGGCGACTATTCGCGGCGAGTACGAGCGACTTCCAGAGACGAAGTAGGCGAACTCGCCCATGCGTTCAATCGGATGGCCGAGGACCTCGGGGCCGACGACCGGTACCGCCGCGAGTTGATCGGCAACGTCTCCCATGAACTGCGCACGCCCATCACCGCTTTGCAAGCCATGCTCGAGAACGTCGTCGACGGTGTCGAAGAACCGGATCCGGCGATGATGAAATCGGCGCTGCGGCAGACGGAACGACTGGGCGCGCTGGTAGCCGACCTTCTCGATCTCTCGAAACTCGAGGGTGGCGCAATGCCGTTGAAACGCCGCCGTTTCGAGGTCGAGCCGTTCCTACGTGAGCTGTCGAGTGTGAGTGCGGGCGACATCGAGATAGACGTCAAGCCTCCGCAATTGTCCGTGGTCGCCGATCCGGATCGCCTCCATCAGGTGGTGACCAACCTGGTGGACAACGCGGTTCAGCACGGGAACGTCGACACCAAAGTTGTGATCCGAGTACGTACCGGCAGCGCGGGGGAGTTGGTGCTCGACGTCCACGACGACGGCCCCGGCATCGAACCACAGGCCCGTGAGCGAGTGTTCGACCGCTTCATCCGCGGCGGCTCGACCGACGGGGGTACCGGGCTCGGCCTCGCGATCGCGAAGTGGGCGGTCGAATTACATGACGGCAGGATTGCCGTCGTCGATGCCCCGTCGGGTTGTTGCATTCGAGTAGTGCTGCCGCAGAACTGA
- a CDS encoding response regulator transcription factor encodes MSQRRVLVVDDEVSICESIAARLRAEGYDVELAFDGPSAVARCEQMDADLVVLDVMMPGFDGLEVCRRIQAVRPVPVLMLTARADETDMLIGLGVGADDYLSKPFSMRVLVARVQALLRRADRAEHAARPVADLLEFGDVVIDLTERRVRRDAQEVHLTRTEFDLIAYLAERPRAAIPRESLLEEIWGWGEGAGSRTVDSHVKALRRKLGPSVIRTVHGVGYAWDVPR; translated from the coding sequence ATGAGTCAGCGAAGAGTGCTCGTGGTCGACGACGAGGTCAGCATCTGCGAGTCCATCGCGGCGAGGCTGCGTGCCGAGGGCTACGACGTCGAGCTGGCGTTCGACGGTCCCAGCGCGGTGGCCCGCTGCGAGCAGATGGACGCAGACCTGGTGGTACTCGACGTGATGATGCCGGGATTCGACGGACTCGAAGTCTGCCGCCGCATCCAGGCCGTGCGCCCGGTGCCTGTGCTGATGCTGACCGCTCGCGCCGATGAAACGGACATGCTGATCGGTCTCGGCGTCGGGGCCGACGACTATCTGAGCAAGCCGTTCAGCATGCGTGTGCTCGTCGCCCGGGTGCAGGCTCTGCTTCGGCGTGCGGATCGCGCGGAGCACGCTGCTCGCCCGGTGGCCGACCTCCTCGAGTTCGGTGACGTCGTGATCGACCTGACCGAACGTCGAGTGCGCCGTGATGCGCAAGAAGTTCACCTGACTCGCACCGAATTCGATCTCATCGCCTATCTGGCGGAGCGGCCGCGAGCCGCGATCCCGCGGGAGTCGCTGCTCGAGGAGATCTGGGGCTGGGGTGAGGGAGCGGGCAGTCGGACCGTCGACAGCCACGTCAAGGCGCTGCGACGCAAGCTCGGACCTTCCGTGATCCGGACCGTTCACGGCGTCGGGTACGCCTGGGACGTGCCGCGATGA
- a CDS encoding NlpC/P60 family protein, which produces MKKSTLRTGTVAALLTGSVLLLSAAPASADPGSLGSGGSSGSSGSLGSTGSISSGSAALPIPSPAGLIALAAASTQTGKPYQWGGVGPNSWDCSGLVQWAFRQAGVNLPRTSQQQANVGQPVPRWALAPGDVITFYPGATHVGIYAGFGMVFNAYGVGVPTGLTPLADLPINNIRRF; this is translated from the coding sequence ATGAAGAAGTCGACACTCCGCACGGGAACGGTCGCGGCTTTGCTGACCGGAAGTGTCCTGTTGCTTTCCGCTGCCCCCGCCTCAGCCGACCCGGGAAGCCTCGGTAGCGGTGGCAGTAGCGGGAGTTCCGGAAGCTTGGGAAGCACGGGCAGCATCAGCAGCGGATCAGCCGCCCTTCCGATTCCGAGTCCGGCAGGGCTGATCGCGCTGGCAGCGGCGAGCACTCAGACCGGAAAGCCCTACCAGTGGGGCGGCGTCGGGCCGAACTCGTGGGACTGCTCCGGGCTGGTGCAATGGGCGTTTCGGCAGGCCGGCGTGAATCTGCCACGGACCAGCCAACAGCAGGCCAACGTCGGACAGCCGGTTCCCCGGTGGGCCCTCGCCCCCGGCGACGTCATCACCTTCTACCCCGGTGCGACGCACGTCGGCATCTACGCTGGGTTCGGAATGGTGTTCAACGCCTACGGAGTTGGTGTTCCGACCGGACTGACGCCGCTGGCGGATCTGCCGATCAACAACATCCGCAGGTTCTAG